The following is a genomic window from Chloroflexota bacterium.
ATACCGGAATCTTAAGGGTGGTGAGCTGTATGAAGAGGTTGAGGAAAATCCCATGTTGGGATACAGGGGGTGCTCACGCTATGTCAGGGAGATCGACATCTTCAAACTGGAGCTAGACGCTGTCAAGAGGGTGAGGAAAAGCTTCACCAACTTATGGGTCATGATACCCTTTGTGCGCACGATAAGGGGCTTAACCCAGGCCAAACGTATTCTGCAATCAGAGGGCCTGGTCGGATCACCGGACTTCAAGCTTTGGATGATGGTCGAGGTGCCGTCTAATATCATCCTATTAGACCAGTTCATAGATGTTGGCCTTGATGGCATCTCTATTGGCTCCAACGATCTGACCCAGTTGATTCTCGGGATTGATCGCGATAGCCCAAAGCTAGCCGAGTGGTTTGATGAACGGAACGAGGCTGTGCTTTGGTCTCTGGAGAGAGCCATCACAATAGCCAAGAGAAGAGGGATAACTAGTTCCATCTGCGGGCAGGCTCCGTCGGTCTATCCGGAGCTTACTACCAAGCTGGTGGAATGGGGGATCACCTCAGTCTCAGTCAATCCTGACATGATCGAACAGACCAGAGCCATAATCGCCGAAGCGGAAAAAGCCCTGGCTGGTCGCTCCCCTACCTGATAGGCTTGTATTTTGTGCTATCTAGGTAACAGTGAATTCATCCCGGCATAATATCCGGCTTTGGCTGGAAGAGAAGGAAGAATCCCTTTCCCCTTACGCCATGAAGGCCAGATTGTCTGCGGGAAGGCTCAAAACTGAGGAGCCATGCCCTATGCGCACTGCCTTCCAGCGTGACCGTGACCGTATCATTCACTGTAAGGCTTTTCGCCGTCTGAAGCACAAGACCCAGGTGTTCATTGCACCCCTGGGCGATCACTACGTCACCCGATTGACCCACACTCTTGAGGTTTCACAAATCGCCCGTTCCATATCCCGTGCCTTGAATCTTAATGAGGACCTGACCGAGGCGATCGCTCTGGGGCACGACCTGGGGCATACTCCCTTCGGTCACACAGGGGAGGAGGTTCTGAACGAAATCTCACCCTTCGGTTTTAGGCATAACGAGCAAAGCCTGAGGGTGGTTGACCTGCTAGAAAAGGAGGGTGCCGGGCTTAACCTTACCTTTGAGGTAAGAGAGGGTATTTTGAAGCATTCAAAATCAAGAACTGACATCATGGGTGAAGGCTGGGAAACACCGGATACTCTGGAAGGACAGGTATGTAAGATCGCTGATGTTGTGGCCTACATAAACCACGATATCGACGATGCTCTGCGGGCTAATGTCATTAACGAAAACGACCTTCCAAATCCGGTCACTTCCAGATTTGGGAAGTCTCGTTCCGACCGGATTAACGCCATGATCTGGGATATCTTGAGTTATTCCTGGGCAGCCAGGGGGGAAGGCTCAGGGTTGACAAGCCAAGAAGTAAAACCGATGATTGGAGTGAGTCCAGCGGCAGGCGAGGTCATGAACATCCTCCGAGAATTCCTTTTTGAGAGGGTGTACCACTCCAGTGCGGTACAGATAGAAGCCGACAAAGCCAGAGAGGTGATACGTCTTCTGTACCAGCACTTTAGCGAACACGAACAGAATCTGCCTACGGACTACGCCCTTCGGGATGAACCTCTAGCTCGAAGAGTGGTGGATTATGTCGCTGGCATGACTGACCAGTATGCGCTTCAGATAGCAGGGGAGGCTGGTCTTATCTAATTGCGGGTGACTCACCGAGGCCAGAAAGAGGAACTACATCGTGAGCCTCATTGATGAGATAAAACAAAGGGTAGACATTGTGGAGGTGGTCTCCTGGTATGTTCCTGGTTTGAAGAAGGCAGGACGTAGCTTCAAGGCATCTTGCCCCTTCCACGCTGAAAAGACTCCTTCGTTCTTTGTGTTCCCAGAGCGCCAGAGTTGGCACTGCTTCGGGGCATGTGCTACAGGCGGTGACGCATTTTCCTTTGTGATGAAAAAGGAGGGGGTTGACTTCGGGGAAGCGCTGCGTATTCTAGCGCAAAGAACAGGCGTGCCCCTCGTCCCCCCACAACCCAGTGGGAGTCAAAGAGAGGAACAACAATTAAGAGAGATAAATGAGGCTGCTGCCGAGTATTATCACCGTCTACTCCTCTCTCAGATCGGTCAGTCGGCGCGAAGCTACTTAGCCCAGCGCGGCGTTGCGGAGAAAACTATCGAAGACTTTCAACTGGGTCTCAGCCTGGATAGCTGGGAGGCATTGCATGATGAGCTAACCCGGAAAGGCTACCCTGGGGACATGCTACTGGCTGCTGGTTTGTTGGTGGAAAAGGAGCAGGGAAGGGTTTACGATCGCTTTCGCAACCGGCTGATGTTTCCCATAAGGGGCGCAGATGGAAGGGTGGTGGGCTTTGGGGCCAGAGCCATGGATGACTCGTTGCCGAAATACCTTAATTCACCTCAGACGCCTGTGTTTGACAAGAGCAGCACCCTCTACGGTATTGACCGAGCCAAGTCTGCTATTAGAAAGCAGAACCTGGCTATAGTGGTAGAGGGCTACATGGATGTTATCATGGCCCATCAATATGGCTTCAACAATGTGGTTGCTTCTCTGGGGACGGCTCTCACTGAGAAGCAGGTCGGCATCATCAAGAAGCTGACCAAGAACCTCACCTTGGCTCTAGATGCCGATGCCGCTGGTGAAATGGCCATGCTTAGAGGGCAGGAAGTAATCAGCCAGACTTTCGGGCAACTAACGTCTGTGTCAGGCTGGACGGATGCCAAGTATGAGAATCCTTACGATGCCCATTGGAAAGTCGCCATCCTGCCCCAGGGGAAGGATCCTGATGATATCATAAGAGAAAGTGCGGAACAATGGCAGCATCTGGTAAGTCAAGCTACGCCAGTCATCGAGTATGTTTTCAACACGGTGGCCTCCAAGCTTGACTTGACTGACCTCAAAGGCAAATCTTCTGCTGTGGATCAACTCTTGCCAGTTGTGAAGGAGATTGGTGATCCGGTAAGTCAGGCACACTACCTGCAAAAACTGTGCCGCTTAGTGGGTGTAGATGAGCGGGAACTGGCTTCAGCGCTTAGAAGGCTGAAAGGATCAGCCAGGCTAAGAGAGAAGCGCGAACTGGAGCAACCTTCAATTCTCATATCCTCTTTACTTCTTACTGACCCGTTGGCGGAATACTGTCTATCCCTGCTGGTTCGCTATCCGCATCTGCGAAGCCTACCCTTGGGTCTATCCCCAGATTTCTTCCATCATAGCGAAGCTCGCCAGCTTTTCCTCGCCTGGCGAGATTCTGCTGATCTTGATTCAATGCGTGGCACTCTTGACGGGTTTCTTCGTGGGTATCTGGAAGTACTAGTGGAGAAGCCACTTCCCCCAATGAGTGAAAAGGAGCAGGAAGAGGCTCTTGGCGATTGTGTCCGCCGCCTTCGAGAGCGCTGGCTAAAAGATCTGAAAGCCAAAGAAGA
Proteins encoded in this region:
- a CDS encoding DNA primase — translated: MVSLIDEIKQRVDIVEVVSWYVPGLKKAGRSFKASCPFHAEKTPSFFVFPERQSWHCFGACATGGDAFSFVMKKEGVDFGEALRILAQRTGVPLVPPQPSGSQREEQQLREINEAAAEYYHRLLLSQIGQSARSYLAQRGVAEKTIEDFQLGLSLDSWEALHDELTRKGYPGDMLLAAGLLVEKEQGRVYDRFRNRLMFPIRGADGRVVGFGARAMDDSLPKYLNSPQTPVFDKSSTLYGIDRAKSAIRKQNLAIVVEGYMDVIMAHQYGFNNVVASLGTALTEKQVGIIKKLTKNLTLALDADAAGEMAMLRGQEVISQTFGQLTSVSGWTDAKYENPYDAHWKVAILPQGKDPDDIIRESAEQWQHLVSQATPVIEYVFNTVASKLDLTDLKGKSSAVDQLLPVVKEIGDPVSQAHYLQKLCRLVGVDERELASALRRLKGSARLREKRELEQPSILISSLLLTDPLAEYCLSLLVRYPHLRSLPLGLSPDFFHHSEARQLFLAWRDSADLDSMRGTLDGFLRGYLEVLVEKPLPPMSEKEQEEALGDCVRRLRERWLKDLKAKEEALISDLQDEGSTAELEELQQLGVKLNTELCEVFLQGKERKTKEQRYKE
- a CDS encoding deoxyguanosinetriphosphate triphosphohydrolase, with amino-acid sequence MNSSRHNIRLWLEEKEESLSPYAMKARLSAGRLKTEEPCPMRTAFQRDRDRIIHCKAFRRLKHKTQVFIAPLGDHYVTRLTHTLEVSQIARSISRALNLNEDLTEAIALGHDLGHTPFGHTGEEVLNEISPFGFRHNEQSLRVVDLLEKEGAGLNLTFEVREGILKHSKSRTDIMGEGWETPDTLEGQVCKIADVVAYINHDIDDALRANVINENDLPNPVTSRFGKSRSDRINAMIWDILSYSWAARGEGSGLTSQEVKPMIGVSPAAGEVMNILREFLFERVYHSSAVQIEADKAREVIRLLYQHFSEHEQNLPTDYALRDEPLARRVVDYVAGMTDQYALQIAGEAGLI